The Sphingopyxis sp. YR583 DNA segment GTTCAAGGTGATGAAGAAGGGCGCGCTGTTCGTCGATCATACAACCGTCTCCGCGCGCATCGCGCGCCAGCTTTCGGTCGAAGCCGATGGGCTCGGCCTCCTCTGCCTCGACGCCCCGGTCTCGGGCGGCGAGGCTGGCGCGCAGAACGGCACGCTCTCGATCATGTGCGGCGGCAGCAAGGCCGCGTTCGACGCCGCCGAACCCGTCATGCAGGCCTATGCCGCGCGCATGGTGCATATCGGCGGCCCCGGTGCGGGACAGACGACCAAGATGGTCAACCAGATCGCGATCGCCGGCGTCATTCAGGGACTGTCCGAGGCCCTCCGCTTCGCGCAGGCATCGAAGCTCGACACCGACAAGGTGTTCGAGGCCGTCTCGGGCGGCGCCGCGGCGAGCTGGCAGATGCTCAACCGCTGGGGCACGATGGCGAAGGACGAATTCGACTTCGGCTTCGCGGTCGACTGGATGCGCAAGGATCTGGGCCTCGCGCTCGACGAAGCGCGCGTCAACGGCGCGACGCTCCCCGTCGCCAGCCTCGTCGACCAATTTTACGCCGACGTGCAAAAGGCCGGGGGCGGGCGAAAGGACACCAGCTCGCTCGTGACGAGGCTGCCGAAGTGAAGCGCCTGTTGCTGGCCACGCTGGGCCTCACCCTCACCGCCCCCGCGCACGCCGATACGCTCGTCGACAATGTCAACGGCATCACGCTCGACAAGGACGGCAAGCTCGTCCGCTTCACCGGGCTCGTGATCGACACGCAGGGCAAGGTCAAGCAACTGCTCGACCGCAAGGACAAGCGCCCCGAACGCCCCGATTTCAAACAGGACGGTCAAGGCAAGACCCTCATCCCCGGGCTGATCGACGCGCACGGCCATGTCATGGGGCTGGGCTTCCAGCTCATGCTTCTCGACCTGTCGAACACCAGCAGCCTCGCCGAGGCACAGGCGGCGATCCGCAAATATGCCGCCGAAAATCCCGAAATGCCGTGGATCATCGGCTCGGGCTGGAACCAGGAGAAATGGGGCCTCGGCCGCTTCCCGACCGCCGCCGATCTCGACGCCGCGGTGCCGAACCGCCCCGTCTGGCTCGAACGCGTCGACGGGCACGCTGGCTGGGCGAATAGCGCCGCGATGACCGCCGCGAAGATCACGCCCGCAAGCAAATCGCCCGAGGGCGGCCGCATCGAAATGGAGGGCGGCAAACCGAGCGGCGTCTTCGTCGACGCCGCAATGAGCCTCGTCGACAGCGCCAAGCCCAAGCCGCTCGCGCGCGACCTCGACCGCGCGCTGTATCTGGCGCAGCAAAAATTGCTCGAACAGGGCATCACCGCGATCGCCGACATGGGCACCAGCATCGCCGACTGGCAGGCGTATCGCCGCGCCGGCGACAAGAAACAGCTCGCGGTGCGCATCCTCAGCTATGGCGGCGACATCGACAATATGGCGATCATCGCCGGGTCCGAACCGACGCCCTGGCTCTA contains these protein-coding regions:
- a CDS encoding NAD(P)-dependent oxidoreductase — its product is MSEQKLRITFIGTGVMGGPMAGHLVKAGHALTVYNRTRAKADAWVAQHGGTAAATPAEAAAGADVVLTCVGNDDDLAQVTLGRDGAFKVMKKGALFVDHTTVSARIARQLSVEADGLGLLCLDAPVSGGEAGAQNGTLSIMCGGSKAAFDAAEPVMQAYAARMVHIGGPGAGQTTKMVNQIAIAGVIQGLSEALRFAQASKLDTDKVFEAVSGGAAASWQMLNRWGTMAKDEFDFGFAVDWMRKDLGLALDEARVNGATLPVASLVDQFYADVQKAGGGRKDTSSLVTRLPK
- a CDS encoding amidohydrolase, translated to MKRLLLATLGLTLTAPAHADTLVDNVNGITLDKDGKLVRFTGLVIDTQGKVKQLLDRKDKRPERPDFKQDGQGKTLIPGLIDAHGHVMGLGFQLMLLDLSNTSSLAEAQAAIRKYAAENPEMPWIIGSGWNQEKWGLGRFPTAADLDAAVPNRPVWLERVDGHAGWANSAAMTAAKITPASKSPEGGRIEMEGGKPSGVFVDAAMSLVDSAKPKPLARDLDRALYLAQQKLLEQGITAIADMGTSIADWQAYRRAGDKKQLAVRILSYGGDIDNMAIIAGSEPTPWLYDDRLRMVGVKLYLDGALGSRGSWLKAPYSDAPGQKGLPLLTPAQLRNKMVRASMDKFQVAIHAIGDAANAEALGAIADLTADLPGERRWRIEHAQIIDPLDIPKFAELKVIASMQPVHQTSDRVMAEARLGPDRLKGAYAWRSLEKAGARLAFGSDVPVESANPFPGIAAAISRTDTKGEPFGGWRPEEAVSRETALDGFTRTAAFAGFAEDRIGTLMPGMRADFLIVDADPMLASPDEIRRMTPLETWIGGYRYYKKSEGATVGR